TCTACACCATGGACCCAAACGATCGTCTTGATGTGAACTTGTTCAATAACGGACATCATATGTCTATCCAAAAAATGAATCAATAATTTTTCCGGTTTTATTTGATTGATGATTTCCAGCAAATCCTCACGATTGCCTTCAACGATATCAATCGAATCAAAGGAATAGTTTATCTTGCTTTTTATCTTATTATCTAAAACAAAGACAGATATATTCATATTTGGCGAGAATTCCAGATAATTAATGATTCTTCGATGTACAAAGGCATTTCTATATAAATTCCCTTGTTTAGGATACCTATTAGTAATTAAAAGATAATTCAATGTTAATCGCCTCAAACGGTTAGGTATTTTTCTGTTGCTGCATTATCGTATGGCTCACTTTTCGTATATAATCCCCTCGTATCTATGATATGTTTTTCCTTAATACTATTTTTATCTATTGCTTTAAAGTAGTCGTGATCCACTAATATGACCAATATGTCGGCATTTGCTATTGCATCCTCCGTGTTTATCAATTCAATGTTTTTATTTCTAAGAACACTCGGTAATTCCGAAATATGAGGTTCCACTACATAAATGGTCGAAGGAAGCATTTCAGCTAAATCTTTTACGATTTCCAAAGCGGGGCTTTCTCTTAAATCATCAATGTTTGCCTTGAAAGCAAGACCTAAACATGCAATTTTGGAATGGGCCGGATCAGTAGCTGCTTCTTTGATTTTATCAATAACGAAGTTTGGTTTTGAATCATTGACGTTTCTTGCGGTATAAATCAATTGTGCTCTCTCAGGTGCTGCATCCACAATGAACCATGGATCGACCGCAATACAATGTCCCCCGACTCCAGGACCCGGTTGTAGAATATCCACACGGGGATGATGATTAGCCAATCTTATCAATTCCCAAACATCAATCTCTTGATCATCACAAATCATGGAAAGTTCATTTGCAAAAGCAATATTCACATCTCTGTATGTGTTTTCAGTTAGTTTGGTTAATTCCGCAGTCTTTGCATTTGTCTGAAGGACCTCCCCCTCAACGAATGATTCATAAAATTCCGCTGTTTTTTGTGTGGACATCTTATTGATCCCGCCGACAGTTCGATCATTTTCAATTAATTCCTTCAGTATTTTCCCAGGCAATACACGTTCCGGACAATGCGATATGAAAATTTGGTTGGATTTTCTTTCATCCATGCTTAAATCCGGTCTTTCATTTAATATCCACTCTGCCATTTTTTCAGTCGTACCGATGGGGCTAGTAGATTCAAGGATGATTAGGTTCCCAGGTTCAATATATGGGATGATCGATTTAGTGGCTGATTCGACATATGCCATATCAGGCTTATGCTTCTCTTTAAATGGTGTCGGTACAGCCAGAATATAAATATCGGCCTTTATAGGCTCGATATCGGCCGTCAATTTACCTGCCGTCACCACCTTTTTCACAACTTTCTCTAGGTCCGGTTCATATATGTGCACCTGCCCATTGTTAATTAAACGGACGGCTTCTTCATTAACGTCTACACCATGTACCGTGAATCCTTTATCCGCTAAAACAGCTGCTGTTGGTAAACCAATATAACCCAAACCAACTATACAAATCTTTGATTTCAATTCAATCATCTCCATTTTTTTAGTAAGTCTTACCCGAAGTAATCATGCATTTCTCGTTTCCATATCAAAATATACATTTCGGTTATGGATATAAGCCACAGCTTTCCATTTGGCTACTCCCTTACTGATTATTCTTTTACCTTTTGTTTTTCTAATAGATTTTCTATAAACGCCAAAATATCATCTTTAAGAATGTCATCCTTCAAGGCAAACTCAATCGTTGTCTGGATGAAACCGAATTTCTCGCCAACGTCAAATCGTTTCCCTTCAAAGTCGTAAGCAAAGACTCTCTGAATTTCGTTCAATTTTTGGATGGCATCCGTCAGTTGGATTTCTCCGCCAGCCCCCAGTTCTTGTTTCTCCAGGAACATGATTATTTCCGGGGTGAAAATGTAACGGCCCATGATTGCCAGGTTGGAGGGGGCTGTCCCTTTTTCCGGCTTTTCGACAAAGTTATGGACTTCATAGCGCCGGCCGTTCCGGTTACCGGGATCGACAATTCCGTAACGGTGCGTTTCTTCTTGCGGAACGGTTTGGACACCGATGACAGACGATAAGGTTTTATCGTATTGGTTGATTAGCTGCTTTAAGCATGGTGTCTCCGCTTGGACGATATCATCGCCAAGCAAAACGGCGAAGGGTTCATTTCCGATGAATTTCCTTGCACACCAGACAGCATGACCCAACCCTTTTGGCTCCTTTTGCCTGATGTAATGAATGTCCACTTTGGAAGGAGCCTGTACTCTCTCCAATAATTCGAATTTGTTTTTTTCCATTAAGTTATTTTCCAGTTCGAATGCATTATCGAAATGATCCTCAATCGCGCGCTTCCCTTTTCCAGTCACGATAATGATATCTTCAATACCGGAAGCCACCGCTTCTTCAATGATATATTGGATGGTCGGCTTATCCACGATCGGCAGCATTTCCTTCGGCATCGCTTTGGTCGCAGGCAGAAACCTTGTTCCTAGCCCCGCCGCCGGAATGATGGCTTTTTTAACTCTTTTCAAACGGTTCTCCCCCTCTAGCAATTCGTCAGCCCCATAAAAAAATGAACCTGAGGCTAATGAGCATTTTTTCACTCAATATCAAATAAACGGTGATATTCCCTTCCTTGAAAATGGCAAGATTCACAAAAGCCTGATATTCCATGCAGCTACTATTGCGCTCTTAACCATTGATTTAATTGTTACTTCTTCTTTTTTCAGCAATCTCTGTATAAATGGATCTTCCTTAAACCATCATAAGCTTCGTTCATTTTGAAGCTCGATTTGTAGTATACTGAGCATCTGTCATTCCTTCATTTTATAAGAATAAATGACACGAGGTGTTCCAAATTTGAAACTCCCTGTGCCATTTATGAACTTCATCAAAAGCATTTTTATGATTCGTAATACAGAGTATCGACCATTGCACGCGTTAGTCGTCGCATGTGCACTCGATGTAATTAGACGGAATGATGTAATCCTCCGCGCGTTCAACCCCAAAATAAGAGACTCCACTGTTCAGGTGAAATTTGCACCAAATAAAAAAAGAGCGGAACCGACGAATCTCTCTGGTTTGCCAGTAAAAGATTCAGTACATGCCCCTACTCCTATTGTGGAAACCCGATGTTCCCAGTTTTTTTTCACACACTTGTTTTGAGAGAATCTGCAGTTAGCTGGGTGAACTTTCTATCCAAAAGGATGAAGAGCACCCGAACTCTTAGATGAAGACGATCATGCATCGATTATGAAACTGGGCATTTTATCAATTTCGATGAAAATGGGGAAAAGTAAACCGGTGTTGAAGTATGCCCACTCACCTCAACCCGCCCAAGCATGAAGGAAAACTCCCCCAAGCAATCCTATTAAAGCGAACTGCGCGCCAATAAAGGCGTCATCCCCTGCTCCTCATAGATCTGCGAGAAAAAAGAAAATCACCATCGCCCCGGATGGGGTATATGTATTATGGATCATACACGTTCAGGCTCCTCGATGATTGCGCTTAATTTTCCCTTAAGCTCCTCCACCAGCTCCGTTATCGTAATATCCTCTCCAGACTCCCCTTTTGCGTACGTATCCTTTAAGATTTCTAAAAATTCCATTTCAAAATCCAACTCCCATATAGTCGAGCCGCCCGCTCATACTGTTTTCCCATTCCAATTTTTGATATATTAGGAATATAGCTCATTTAATTGATAATTACATATATGGTTGAATATGACAAGTTAAATTACTGTAAAGCTACCATTAGTAACTAGTTCAACTAGTATATTTAGCGGATACAACAAAAAAAAGGACCGATTCCTCAGCCCCAGCATTCCCCAATTATGATTGACCCAGAAAAAAAGTCATGACTGAAATTAAAACCAAAATAATCGTAATATAAGACCCGATAAACAGCTTCTTTTTTCTCTGTTTCTTTGCATAAACTTCCTCGAACGTAATGAATTTGTTTTTTGTCATCGAATAATCTCCTTTAATTCTGATGGCAGCTAACTGACATCGCCCTCCGCGAAGTCCCTTTGCTTTATTTATATGTATAGTATCGGCACACATCGCGAAATATTTAAGAGATTATATGAACTATTTTTCATCTTCCTTTTGTAGAAGGTTCACTTGGGATGAAATAAAAAAAAGACTGTATAACAGTCTTTCAAAGAAACCCTTTCCTATACTCTTATGTATTGCTTTTCTCTCGTACCATTTTCTGCAATGAATATTTGCACATCTTCAATGGATAGCCCAGCATTTCTCGCTTCCACCATTAAACTAACCCATTCTTCCAATTCCTTGCTTGCGTTCAAGACAAACCCCACCCAACTTGTGGCAACACAGCCATCTTAGCATTAGCCTTAGACCTGTAATTTTGCGTCCCTACTTTTCAATAGGTTTGCCTTTCTCAAGAATTCTCCGCATTTTTTCCAATCGATTAGACCAATATTAATTATCTTGAATACTTACTATTATTATACTTTTAATTATGATTAAAAGGATCAAAATAGCTCATAATACTATTCGTTTTATTTCGTCATTTTTCACCAATTAGCGACATCTTGATATAAAATCATTGTTAAATCAATCTTTCTCCATTCAGAAAAAATAGAAACAACTGTTGAAATTAAATAATATTACTATTCCATAAAAATAATTTCCATACCATCATCATCAAGCATTTCAGTAACTACCCTATAAAAAAAGACAGGATGACAAACCATTTCATAGGTGCATCCTGACTTTCCTTACATGATATATATGTCTTTTACCCATACACACTAGATTTCTTTGGAATGCCTAATAAATGGCTGAATATCCCTCCCCTCACATTCGCTAACTGATTATATTCACCCACCTGTATGATTTCTCCCTGATTCATGACAAGCACTTGATCTGCATCGTCTAAACCTGATCACTTTAACTTTCTGCGATGTTTATTAAACACTTTCATGAAAATACTTCCATCATCTGTTTTGTAAAACTTTACTCCAACTAATTTTAAAGGTGTCCATACTTCTCTCATTTGGTATAAAGGCATAAAAATTCATCCTTTCTTTTCTAATTCATTAATCGAGTTTTTGCTTTGGATGAGGAAAAAATACAAATGTATATTTACCATTTTCACAACTGTATTTTTATAAAATCTCTTTATCTTTTTTATCTAAGAACGATTTGTTCATTATAACGAATTAATAAAAAAAACTTACCACTCTTACATTATTATGTCAATTAGCTTCATTCCTCTTTCTATTTACCTCACTATCTATTGGTAAACTTTCCTCAGCCATTAGGACTATATCTTTTTTAACATTTGTCCTTCCCGTAACCCGACTTGCCTATTTACAGTCAATTGTCTCTTGAATCAGTGGATGCTCTAGGCATATAGGAACAAATAAAAAAAAGCTGCTTTTTTTCCAATATTCTTTCGAATTCCAAAGAATTAACGTTACTTTTTTTTATATGTTCCTCAGGCAAAATATAAGATTTCATCATTAGGTTTATGCTTTTTTTGTCTAATTTTGTCTGTTTTAAAGAACTTAGTATACTTTATTGAGAACAAATGCTATATTATAAAAAAACGGTTCATATGGAGGAAAATATGACTAGCAGATATGGGGAATTTGACTCATTAAGGGGGGTGGCAGCGCTTATTGTCTTAATTGGGCACTATATGATGGTTTTCCCGTCATATGCAAATTATCAGTACGGTTCAAACAGCCCGAATATGGTCTATTTTTTCAAGGAGAGCCCCCTACGCCTTATTTTCAGCAGTGGAAATGAGTCTGTCATTTTGTTCTTTGTATTGAGTGGTTTTGTTTTGTATTTATCCATTAATAGTAAAAAATTCGACTATTCTACATTCTTAGTAAAACGGATGTTTCGAATTTATATTCCATATATAGTGGCTATAAGCATCGCTATACTAGCAAAGGTTCTCTTAAGTCATACTGAATTGCCATTTATCAGTACGTGGTTTGCTAAATCGTGGAAATCCTTGGATACACCTTCCTTATTAATACAACATTTTTTATTTATTGGACAATACAATACAGATGCCTATAACAATGTAATCTGGTCACTTGTTCACGAAATGAGAATATCCATTATATTTCCTGTATTAATCTTCTTATTTATAAGAAAAAAGCTTATGTACTCATTATTTTGGCTTGGAGGCTTAAGTCTATTAACGACTTTAATTCTTTATGTGTTTGGTTCTGGTTTAAGTATTACGAGCATTCTTCTTAGCCTTCATTACTGTACTCTTTTTTTAATGGGAGCTATCTTGGCTAAATACCGACATGAACTTTTTGCCTATGCTTCGAAAATGCGAAAAGTGATGAAAACGACATTATTAATTGTCGCAATTATCTGTTTCATGTACGAGGGGATCATTGGTGAAGTTGATTTTCTGAACAATTATATTTTTAGAGATTATGTAGTCTCATTTGGTGTTTGTATCTTTATCACCTTAAGCGTGTCTTCCCAAAAAGCTTCTAGGCTATTAAGATCTAACATTCTTACTTTTCTAGGGAAAATATCATATAGCTTATATTTATATCATCTCGTTTCCTTATTCTCATTGATGTACCTATTTTACGGTAAGATGCCGACCCTTTTATTATTGGTATGTTCCTTGATCTTTTCTATTCTACTCTCTTCAGTGGCTTATCAATTCATAGAAAAACCATCGATGAAGCTCGGATCTTATTTTACGAAGACGAAACGGATAGATACGATAGAAGAAACAATCGAGGCAAAACGCAAAGTCGGATAACTGCTTACGTTTTCCGAACACCCATACTTACAAAAAATCATTAGCTCCATCTTTAAACTTATGGATTTTCTTACTATTTCGAAAAAGTGGTGAACTCGATGAATGAAAAAGTGAAAATTAAAGATTTTATACGGATTCTAAAAAAACGACTGCTGATCATTATACTCACTGCACTTTGTATAACTGGCTTCATTATTTTTTCATCCCTGTATATTATGAAACCTACGTATCAATACTCGACGCAAGTGCTCGCGGGATCATTAAGCATGAATGAAAAGGAAGCTTCCATAAATAAAGTTCAAGAAAATAGGCAACTCGCCCTTTCATATATGGATATTATCAAGAGTCCGCAAATCATGATAGGTGTTAAAGAGGCATTGAATCTTAAGACTTCAAGCTATGACTTACTTAAACAAGTATCGATTACCAATCGTGATAATTCACAAATCATTACGATTGCCGTCAAGGATTCAAATCCTGAATCCGCAAAAGTGATCGCTCAAACGGTCGCGACGCAATCCATCTCAACATTCAAGGACATTACAAGTGTAAAACAAATCAGTATCCTTAATGAGAACGAAACGGGTCAAGCAGAGCTGCTTTTCCCAAAACCGAAATTCATCATCGCCATTTCAATTGTAATCGGATTTTTTGCCGGAATAGGATTGGCGCTTCTTAGAGAACATTTCGATGACTCTACCTACACAGATCGGGAACTTGAGCGTCTTGGCATTCCTATATTAGGTCGTTTACATGTAAATGACAAAAGAGCTAACAGAAAACGGAAAACATCTTATAAAAATTTACCTTCCACGAAACGAGGTGAATTCAGTGAGTATTAAATTCACAAGGAAACAATCCTTTTACCTAAATGATGTAATCAATAAAGACCAATTATATTCCATATGTAATACGATTCAGGCCAAACTTCAAAAAGATAATTCCGTATTGATGATCACTTCCATCTCACAATCTCAACATATAGCAAATGCTGCCGCATACTTGGCACTCGCCTTGTCCGATCAACGAAAACGGGTGCTGGTAGTTGACGCAAATCTGCGCCAACCTTCGCTGCATCAATTGTTTAATATCGATAATTCATTTGGTTTGACCAACTTGCTTTTAAGTGAAGCGCCCCTTAATAACCAGGCTATACATATAAAAGGGACTCTATTTTGTCTTCCAACAAGCGAAGTACTTTATGAACCAACAGCTTTATTAACATTAGACACCCTCCCTACTTTGATAGCGGAATGGAAGGAACATTTCGATATCATTTTATTTCACACATCGGATAGCTTGGATAAACCTGATGCGAATATTGTAGCTAAATATTGTGATGGCATCATTTTAGCGATACAAGAAGGAAGAGATAAGTTAGAAAAGATTGCAGGTGTGAAAAGGCAATTTGAAAGGGCGAATCTTGAAATATCGGGATCAATGATCATTTCATGACTCAAGGAGGGTAACCATTGGAATCTAAAGTAAGAGTCGAT
This genomic stretch from Peribacillus muralis harbors:
- a CDS encoding YveK family protein; translation: MNEKVKIKDFIRILKKRLLIIILTALCITGFIIFSSLYIMKPTYQYSTQVLAGSLSMNEKEASINKVQENRQLALSYMDIIKSPQIMIGVKEALNLKTSSYDLLKQVSITNRDNSQIITIAVKDSNPESAKVIAQTVATQSISTFKDITSVKQISILNENETGQAELLFPKPKFIIAISIVIGFFAGIGLALLREHFDDSTYTDRELERLGIPILGRLHVNDKRANRKRKTSYKNLPSTKRGEFSEY
- a CDS encoding acyltransferase family protein, which translates into the protein MTSRYGEFDSLRGVAALIVLIGHYMMVFPSYANYQYGSNSPNMVYFFKESPLRLIFSSGNESVILFFVLSGFVLYLSINSKKFDYSTFLVKRMFRIYIPYIVAISIAILAKVLLSHTELPFISTWFAKSWKSLDTPSLLIQHFLFIGQYNTDAYNNVIWSLVHEMRISIIFPVLIFLFIRKKLMYSLFWLGGLSLLTTLILYVFGSGLSITSILLSLHYCTLFLMGAILAKYRHELFAYASKMRKVMKTTLLIVAIICFMYEGIIGEVDFLNNYIFRDYVVSFGVCIFITLSVSSQKASRLLRSNILTFLGKISYSLYLYHLVSLFSLMYLFYGKMPTLLLLVCSLIFSILLSSVAYQFIEKPSMKLGSYFTKTKRIDTIEETIEAKRKVG
- the wecC gene encoding UDP-N-acetyl-D-mannosamine dehydrogenase, whose protein sequence is MKSKICIVGLGYIGLPTAAVLADKGFTVHGVDVNEEAVRLINNGQVHIYEPDLEKVVKKVVTAGKLTADIEPIKADIYILAVPTPFKEKHKPDMAYVESATKSIIPYIEPGNLIILESTSPIGTTEKMAEWILNERPDLSMDERKSNQIFISHCPERVLPGKILKELIENDRTVGGINKMSTQKTAEFYESFVEGEVLQTNAKTAELTKLTENTYRDVNIAFANELSMICDDQEIDVWELIRLANHHPRVDILQPGPGVGGHCIAVDPWFIVDAAPERAQLIYTARNVNDSKPNFVIDKIKEAATDPAHSKIACLGLAFKANIDDLRESPALEIVKDLAEMLPSTIYVVEPHISELPSVLRNKNIELINTEDAIANADILVILVDHDYFKAIDKNSIKEKHIIDTRGLYTKSEPYDNAATEKYLTV
- a CDS encoding anti-repressor SinI family protein, which encodes MNASKELEEWVSLMVEARNAGLSIEDVQIFIAENGTREKQYIRV
- the galU gene encoding UTP--glucose-1-phosphate uridylyltransferase GalU, which encodes MKRVKKAIIPAAGLGTRFLPATKAMPKEMLPIVDKPTIQYIIEEAVASGIEDIIIVTGKGKRAIEDHFDNAFELENNLMEKNKFELLERVQAPSKVDIHYIRQKEPKGLGHAVWCARKFIGNEPFAVLLGDDIVQAETPCLKQLINQYDKTLSSVIGVQTVPQEETHRYGIVDPGNRNGRRYEVHNFVEKPEKGTAPSNLAIMGRYIFTPEIIMFLEKQELGAGGEIQLTDAIQKLNEIQRVFAYDFEGKRFDVGEKFGFIQTTIEFALKDDILKDDILAFIENLLEKQKVKE